The window CGTTGCGCATGGCACCCCCCTTATCTCTCATGTCTGCTAGTGGTGTCAAGTAGCAAACGAAGGTATATGATATTCTAGCGGTCCTCGGGCTAGGGTTATCTGGTGGTATTTGGGGTTGGTGGAGACGGTGGCCATGCCTTTAGTTTAACAAAAACCACCATCCTACATCCTAAGCGCCCGCAAAGGAAAGCTCGGCCACCGCCACCATGGGGCTTCCAAAGGCGCTTCCCATCACCTCCCAGTCTAGCTCGTCCCCCACGGCCTCTATGGCCTTTAGAAGCTCCAGGAGGTTCCCGGCCACGGCGAAGTTTTCCACCGCATACCGCACCTCCCCCTCCTCCACCCATAGCCCCAGGGCCTGGAGGGAAAAGTCCAGGCTCACGGGGTTGGCCCCGGCGTGGAGGCCCATGAACTCGGTGATCCGCACGCCTTTTTCCAGGCGTAGGTTACCCACGGGTTCCAGGTAGAGGTTGGTGGGGGCCACGTCCATAACCCCCCGGTAGGTGCGGAAGGCGTGGCCGGTGTTCTCCTGGCCCAGGGCTTTGGCGGTTTCGCTGTTGTGGAGAAAGGTCTTGAAGACTCCCTTTTCCACCACCGCCGTGCGCCGGGCTGGGGTGCCCTCGGCGTCAAAGGGGCGGGAAACCAAACCCTTTTCCAAGGTGGGGTCGTCCACCAGGGTGACCCATTCCGAGGCGATTCTTTCCCCTAAGCGGTTTAGGAGGCGGCTTTTGCCTTCCAGGGCGCTCTTGGCGGAAAGGGAGCGGGAAAGCACGAGGAGGAGGCCCGCCATGGCCTTGGGTTCCAGGTAGGCGCGGTAGCGGCCCGTGGGGAGGGGTTTGGCGTTTAATAGCCTTGCGGTTTTCTCCCGGATTTCCAAGGCGGTGCGGCTTGGGTCCAGGGCGTGGAACTCCTTGGCCAGCCGAAAGTCCCAGCCCTGCTTGAGGCTTGGACCATCGGCCATCACCAGGCTTCCCCCCATTCCGGCAAGCCCGGTGCGGAAGGCTCCCTCGGTGCCCAGGGTGCTGGCCAGGGCCAGGCGGACCTCCTTTTCCATATAGCCCCCCATGAGGACGCTTCGGGTCCTGGAGTCTTCCCATAGGGCCCTTTCCAGCTCCAAGGCGCTTTGCTTCTTGGCCTCGAGGGGAGCGGAAAGCCCTTCCCCTATAAGGTCATGGCTTCCCAGGGCCTGGCCCGGGGGGATGAGGCCTTCCTTGCCCGCAAGGAGGGCGTTGTCCCGGGCCTCCGAGAGGGCCCACTCCAGGGCTTCCGGGGAGAGCTCCTCCGTGTAGGCGTAGCCCAAGCGGCGTTGGACCTGGACCCTCAGGCCAATCCCCCCCTGCCGGGCCTCCTTGATCTCCTCCAGGGTGCCTTGCCGGGCCCGTAAGGAGAGCTCCCGCTCCTCCTGGAAGAGGACCTCCGCCTCGAGGCCCAGCTCCTTGGCCCGCCTTAAGAGGTACCTTTTGGCTTCCTCCAGCGTCATGCCCTACCCCCCACCACGATCTCCGAGACCAGCACGTGGGGCTGGCCCACCTCCACCGGCACCATTCCCGAAAGGCTTCCGCACATGCCGGGGGCGTTTTCCCAGTCCTTGGCCACCGCCGCCACCTTCTTGATGGTGTCGGGTCCCTTGCCCACCAGCATGGCCCCCCGTACAGGCTCCTCCAGGCGGCCGTGGCGGATGATGTACCCCTCCTGCACGGCGAAGTTGTACTCCCCCGAGCCCGGCTTCACCTGCCCGCCCCCTAGGTCCTTGGCGTAAAGGCCAAACTCTACGCTGGCGATGAGCTCCTCCACCTCCTTGTCCCCTGGGGCGATGAAGGTGTTGCGCATCCTCGAGGTGGGGGCGAGGGTGTAGTCCTGCCGGCGGCCCGAGCCGGTTAGGGGATAGCCGGTGAGGAGGTGGCCCAGGCGGTCCACCATGTAACTTTTGAGGACGCCCTTTTCTATTAGCACCGTGCGCTCCGTGGGGCGGCCCTCGTCGTCCACCTCCGTGGAGCCCCAGGCGTGGGGCAGGGTACCGTCGTCCACGTAGGTGACCACGGGGCTGGCCACCACCTCCCCAAGCCTGTCGGCCAGGACGCTGGCCTTTTTGGCCACGCTGGTGGTCTCCAGAAGGTGCCCCAAGGCCTCGTGGAAGATGACCCCGCCAAAGGCATTCCCCACCACCACGGGCATGGTGCCCGCGGGGGCGGGCTTGGCCCTTAGGTTGGTGAGGGCCTGGCGGGCCGCCTTGGCCCCCACCTCCTGGGGTGGGTAGAGGTCAAAGAGCTCTAGGCCCACGCTTTTGCCGGGGGCGGCGTAGCCGGTCTGGACCTCCGTGCCCTCCTGGGCCACCGCCAGCACGAGTAGCCGGGTGCGGACCCTCCTTTCCTCGGCCCAGGTGCCCTCGGTGTTGGCGATCAGGACCTCCTGCTCCCACTCCTGCAGGCTGGTTTCCACCTGCTGGATCTCGGGGGCGATCCGGGCCCCGGCCTCGGCCTCCAATAGCCTTTCCAAGCGGAAGCGTTTGTCCTTTTCCCCGTAGGGCACCCTGGGGGTGTGGAGGCCTTTAGGGGAGGCCTTGCGGAAGTCCAGGCCCCCAGCCCCCCGCTCGTCCACCTGCCCCAGGGCCCCTTTGGCCCGAAGCAGGGTCTCCAGGGCTTCTTGAAGCCCTTCCCGGGTGAGCTGGTTGGTGTAGGCGTAGACCACCTCGGTGCCGAAGAAAAGCCTTAACCCCGCCCCGTAGTCCAGCCCCGAGATGGCCTCGTCCAGCCTGCCAAAGCGTACGGTCATGCGCCTCCTTTTGGAGCGCTCCACGTAGATTTCCCCAAAGTCGGCCCCGCCCTTGAGGGCCTTTTTGAGGAGGTCCGCCACCACGTCCGGATGTAGCATGGGCTAAGCCTATCCCGGAACTGACCTGCGAGTCAACCGCCGGGGGCACGGGTGCCTAGCCCCGGGGAAGGGTGTTCAGAAGGGTATGGACCGCCCTCTCCAGGGCCAGCCAGGGGTCCTTGCCCTCCTTGGCCCGGCGTTCCGCTTCTATGAGGGCTTCCAGGCTGGCCTTGAGGGCGTTTCCCGAGAGGCTTTGGGCCAACTCCACTGCCCGCTTGGCCGCATAGGGATGGGCCTCGAGGCGGGCCAGATCCCCTTCCGTGGGCCTGGGGTTTTCCTCGAGGAGCATCCAGGCCCTAGCCAGAAGGGCAAACTGCCAGGCGAAGGCCCCAAGGAGCCTTAAGGGTTCCTCCCCCTCCTCCCTTAGCCGCTTGAGGTGGCGGAAGGCGGCCTTGGCATTCCCTTCCAAAACCGCCCGCACCAGGTCAAACCCCGTGACCGGGGGCCTTAGGGCCACCACCCGTTCCACCTTCTCCAGGGTGAGGGGGGGTTCCAAAAGGGCAAGCTTCTCCAGCTCCCTTTCCAGGGCCTCCAGGTCCCCTTCCAGGGAGGCCAGGTACTGGGCGATGCCGGCGGGCAGGCGAAACCCCAGGCGCTTGGCCCGGTTTTCCAGGTGGCGCACCAGGTCCTTTCCCCTTGGGGTAGGGAAGTCCCGCCTTTCGCGGGTGCGGTAGAAGGCGGCCCGGGCGGTGGTGGGCTTAGGATCAAGGATCAGCACGGCCACCCCTTCGGGGACGTTTTCCAGAAGGGGCTTTAACGCCTTCCATTCCCCTTCGCCCACCTCCCTGAGGTCCAAGAGGGCCCCGGCTTGCCCGAAGAGGCCGGGGCTTAGGGCCTCGGCCAGGGCCTCCGGGGTGGGTTCGCTGAAGCGGGTAAGCCCCCTGAGGGAAGCCTCTTGGAGAAGGGCCTCCTTGGCCAGGAAGGGGTCCCCGGTGAAGGCGATGACCATGGCCTAAAAGGCGCTAAGCCCCGTGGCCTCCCGCCCCAGGACCAGGGTGTGGATGTCGTGGGTACCCTCGTAGGTGTAGACGGTTTCCAGGTTAAGCATGTGGCGGATGGCGTGGTACTCCAGGGTGATGCCGCTTCCCCCCAGGATGTCCCGGGCTAGGCGGGCGGCCTTCAGGGCCTTCCATACGTTTTGCCGCTTGGCCAGGGAAACCTGGGCCGGGGTTAGCTTCCCCTCGTCCTTGAGCCGGGCCAGGCGCCAGGCGAGAAGGAGCCCCTCCGTGTGGTCGGCCAACATCTCCGCCAGCTTGGCCTGCACCAGCTGTTTTTTGGCGATGGGCTCGCCGAAGGTGCTCCGGCTTTTGGCGAACTCCACCGCTTCCGTGTACACGGCCTCCAAGGCCCCCA is drawn from Thermus caldifontis and contains these coding sequences:
- a CDS encoding TldD/PmbA family protein, yielding MTLEEAKRYLLRRAKELGLEAEVLFQEERELSLRARQGTLEEIKEARQGGIGLRVQVQRRLGYAYTEELSPEALEWALSEARDNALLAGKEGLIPPGQALGSHDLIGEGLSAPLEAKKQSALELERALWEDSRTRSVLMGGYMEKEVRLALASTLGTEGAFRTGLAGMGGSLVMADGPSLKQGWDFRLAKEFHALDPSRTALEIREKTARLLNAKPLPTGRYRAYLEPKAMAGLLLVLSRSLSAKSALEGKSRLLNRLGERIASEWVTLVDDPTLEKGLVSRPFDAEGTPARRTAVVEKGVFKTFLHNSETAKALGQENTGHAFRTYRGVMDVAPTNLYLEPVGNLRLEKGVRITEFMGLHAGANPVSLDFSLQALGLWVEEGEVRYAVENFAVAGNLLELLKAIEAVGDELDWEVMGSAFGSPMVAVAELSFAGA
- a CDS encoding TldD/PmbA family protein; this translates as MLHPDVVADLLKKALKGGADFGEIYVERSKRRRMTVRFGRLDEAISGLDYGAGLRLFFGTEVVYAYTNQLTREGLQEALETLLRAKGALGQVDERGAGGLDFRKASPKGLHTPRVPYGEKDKRFRLERLLEAEAGARIAPEIQQVETSLQEWEQEVLIANTEGTWAEERRVRTRLLVLAVAQEGTEVQTGYAAPGKSVGLELFDLYPPQEVGAKAARQALTNLRAKPAPAGTMPVVVGNAFGGVIFHEALGHLLETTSVAKKASVLADRLGEVVASPVVTYVDDGTLPHAWGSTEVDDEGRPTERTVLIEKGVLKSYMVDRLGHLLTGYPLTGSGRRQDYTLAPTSRMRNTFIAPGDKEVEELIASVEFGLYAKDLGGGQVKPGSGEYNFAVQEGYIIRHGRLEEPVRGAMLVGKGPDTIKKVAAVAKDWENAPGMCGSLSGMVPVEVGQPHVLVSEIVVGGRA
- the holA gene encoding DNA polymerase III subunit delta codes for the protein MVIAFTGDPFLAKEALLQEASLRGLTRFSEPTPEALAEALSPGLFGQAGALLDLREVGEGEWKALKPLLENVPEGVAVLILDPKPTTARAAFYRTRERRDFPTPRGKDLVRHLENRAKRLGFRLPAGIAQYLASLEGDLEALERELEKLALLEPPLTLEKVERVVALRPPVTGFDLVRAVLEGNAKAAFRHLKRLREEGEEPLRLLGAFAWQFALLARAWMLLEENPRPTEGDLARLEAHPYAAKRAVELAQSLSGNALKASLEALIEAERRAKEGKDPWLALERAVHTLLNTLPRG